One genomic segment of Paenibacillus sp. FSL H8-0332 includes these proteins:
- a CDS encoding SDR family oxidoreductase, producing MNILITGAGRGLGLELTAAALERGHAVIAGVRDLTRGQAALADLAAVHGDKLTLVTLDVTDEAGIAALAASLTEQARTLGVIINNAAVLNATDTALEALDIEEMRRAMDINLYGPMRVVKLLLPLLTGPDASIINISSEAGSITNAYPGSYPYTISKTALNMFTQKLHVTLKDRGIHVLSVHPGWMPTDMGGAKAPLPPRTSAEGILDLIGQKAEPSGHFRFVDYTGEDMDI from the coding sequence ATGAATATTCTAATTACGGGGGCCGGACGCGGATTGGGCCTTGAGCTGACGGCGGCTGCGCTGGAGCGTGGACATGCTGTTATTGCCGGGGTGCGGGATCTGACGCGCGGGCAGGCAGCATTAGCTGATCTGGCGGCAGTACATGGGGACAAGCTGACTCTCGTGACACTTGATGTAACGGACGAGGCCGGAATAGCAGCGCTTGCTGCCAGCCTGACAGAGCAGGCCCGGACACTCGGCGTCATCATCAATAATGCCGCAGTGCTGAATGCCACGGACACCGCACTTGAAGCGCTGGATATAGAAGAGATGCGGCGTGCCATGGATATCAATCTGTACGGGCCGATGCGGGTCGTCAAGCTCCTTCTGCCGCTGCTGACCGGGCCGGATGCTTCGATCATCAATATCTCATCAGAGGCAGGCAGTATCACCAATGCTTACCCCGGCAGCTATCCGTATACGATCTCCAAGACTGCGCTCAATATGTTCACGCAGAAGCTCCATGTCACACTGAAGGATCGCGGCATCCATGTGCTCAGCGTCCATCCCGGCTGGATGCCTACCGATATGGGCGGAGCTAAGGCACCGCTTCCCCCGCGCACCAGTGCCGAAGGCATTCTGGACCTGATCGGGCAGAAAGCCGAGCCATCCGGCCACTTTAGATTCGTGGATTACACGGGTGAGGATATGGATATCTAG